The DNA sequence TCCCGGCATCTGGGCGATATGCTCGTCCAGTACCGACAGGGCCACATTAGCCAACAACGGGGACAAGATCGACCCTTGCGGAGTGCCAGCGTCTGTGCCCCGCAGCGCGCCGTCCTCGGTGAGGACACCTGCTTTCAGGAACGCCTTCACCAAGGCCAGCACACGTTTATCCCCGATCCGAGCCCGCACCCGCTCCATAAGAGCGGGATGCGAGATCTCGTCGAAGCAGGCTTTGATGTCGCCCTCCACGACCCACTCGTAACAACGGGGGCGTGAGCTGAGAAAACGCACCTCGGCCACCGCGTCCTGAGCCCGACGGCCCGGGCGGAACCCATACGAACACGGCAAGAAATCCGCCTCGAAGACAGGTTCCAACACCAGCTTCAAAGATGCCTGGACCACCCGGTCGGCAACGGTCGCGATCCCCAGACGGCGCACCTTGCCGCCGGTCTTGGGAATCATCCGCTCCCGCGCCGGCAACGGGCGGAAGCTACGGTCTCTTAGCGAGGCCCGCAACCCGTCGAGGAACTTCCCGACGCCCCTGGCCTGGATGGCGTGCGCCGAAACGCCGTCCACCCCCGCCGACCTGGCACCCTTGTTACTCCGCACACGAACCCACGCCACCAACAGAAACGCGGGGTCGTGGACGAGGTTGAAAACATCGTCGAACCGACGACGAGGCTCGTCCCGAGCCCAACGGTGTAGTTTGGCCTGGATCTCCAGTACCCGGCGCTCCGCCTCCACGAAGGCGTCATCAAGCTCCGGCCCGCCGATATTCACCAGCGCGGCTCCTGGCATTCCAGCATCCTCCCTACCAGCCTGCTGGTCCCCTTCCCCATGTACACGCCTCTCGCGTGCTCGGAGTACTACGGGACCTCCGCCCCGCCCCTGGCCACCAGCCGGCAGCGAGCCTGCCCCACATGGGGGCGACCACGGACGGTTCCCACGTTCACCACATCACCGATCGACCAGGTAGGCGCCCAGCTGTACCCCGACAGCCTCGCCACGGCTACGCCGCAGACATTCACCGTGACCTCCTCACCGGCTAGCTGACCCGGCTTCAGAGTTGACCGCCTCCACCTACCAGACGGCCACGCGCTGCACACCGGCCCTTATCCACCAGATTTGAGCCGGCACGACTCTTACGGAGCGTCAACCACTGATTCGCTTACGCTGCACCTTCTGATCTCGATTGCCGAACCCGGCCCATCTGGCAGTGCTGGACCGTCCCGGCGTTGTCGGGGCCGCTTCCCGTCCTCCCCGGCGCTCCCCGGATCAGACTGCCCCCATCTTCAATCAGGCCGCTGCGACGGCCCAATGGCGAGGGTCTCCCACCCCTGCTCGGTGACGCGGCGCCTCGTGGCGCAGCAGGTAGTAGTCGTACATACGGGCGGTGTGCGGCACGTCCACCTTCAGATCGACCGGGTTGATGCGCTCTCTGCTGGGCGTGAACCACGGCTTCCGGCTGGACACTCCGGCCTTGGCATCGGTCACCGTGCACAACCCCCAAATTCGGCGTAATCGTCTGGGGTCACCTTAACGGGTAGCTAATTGCCTTCCCCAGGGGACGCCGCAGACAGTCCGTGAGTGACGTGCCGGCTGGATGGCTTGTCGCACCAGGGATCGACCCGGATGTTCGCGATCGCCGCCGCCTGCATGGAGGCCCTGCGGTTTCCTCCCGGCCTGCCGCACGTCGGGATACCGCTCGTAGGCGCGGCCGCGGCGAGTGGACCGGGTCTCAACGTCGGACGCAAAATAGGGGACCGTGACCGACCCTGGGAGCGCCGCGCAGCGGACGTTGGCCCTGCTCACAGGCCAGCTCCACGTCGTGCACCACGAAGGTGGCCCGGACACCGCCGCGCTGCGGGCGGCACACCACCAACTCGACGCGATCATCCGCGACGCTGCTACCCGCCCCGATCGAGACCATCACCAGCGTGGAACGGCTGACCGTCGGACTCCTCCTGCAGCTCGCCAAGACCACCCACACATCCCCGCAGGAGATACTCCAGGACATCGCGGTCCTCCACGCCCGCCAGGGCGCGGACGCCGACCCGGCCGTCGCCTTGCTGGCCGCCCGCCCGCCTCGACATGGCCGACACGACGTCGGCTTCGGCACCGTTGGATGCGGTACACCAGGATCTGATCTTTCATGCGGTGCAGAGCAACCCGCAGCGCACCTTGCGCACCCTGACCATGGTCGCCACCGCGTTGCTCGTGGCCCTCGCCGGAGCCCTGGGAACAACCCCCGAGAACCTGATCGCCCGTCTTGCTCCCTACACCTTCCCGCACGACCACTGACCCGTCCCAGAGAAGACCGGGCCAGAGGGGGCCACGCCCGGGGTCCGAGGAATGGGGGCCGTGTCCACCTACTTGCCGCCATGCCGGAAGTGATCTTCGCTGTGGCGTGAGGGGACGGACGCCACCTCCTCACCCTGATGACGATCACGGACGGGCGAACCGTGCCGACGACCTCGGAGGCACGGTCGCGCAGCGTGATCGTCAAATATGCGCGCCATTCGCGGAGCGGTCATCGTGGGCCTACATGGGCGAAGGAGGCCGGTCCTTGGCAGATGGCGGCATCGAGACCCCAGCGGACAGGACGCTCTCGACGGGCCGTATGCGCGGCATGCGGGTTCGGCCCGTCACGGATCGGACCTTCCATATCCTGCTGGCGCTGGTGACGGCGCTGTTCGTACCAGCAGCCGCGGGCCAGCTGGCCTTCTCCGGTCAGCCGCGGCTCATCGTCCAGGCGACGGCTCTGTTCGTCTGCGGCGTGGCGTCGACCGTGTTCGCGGTCCTCGGCATCGCGCGCACGCGCGGCATCGACCGCAGGTGGCGGGTGCTGGTCGCCGCCGGCCCGCTCTCCGCCCTGCCCAGCGCGTTCGAATGGACACGCCAGTACTCTTCCGGTAACCCACTCGAACTGCAGCTGACGCCAAGCGAGAGCCTGTTCCTGATCGCTCCGCTCCTCACGATCGCAGGCCTGATCTGCGTACCCGCCCGCACCGACGACGGGCCGACGCGAGCGCCTCCGCCTCCGGGCAGCGGCTGGTGGCCCCGGTACTCCCACGCGGTCATCGCACTGGACAGCCTGATGATCACCCTATCCATCCTCATGATCGCTTGGTTCGCTGTGCTGCGGGACATCACCCACAGCAGGATCAGCGGGACGTCGTTCGTCGTCGCGGTCACCTTCGCGCTCACCTTGGCGCTGCTGGTTGTGGTTCTGGTGCTGGTGGCGACCTTCCGACGGCCCCGCAACGGCCGCGCGGTCGCCCTGCTCGGCGCCGGCCTCGTCGTGCTCGCCGCGTCCGAAACAGTGCTGATCCAGCTCAGCCTGCCTGACCCGGTCAGCATGGAGGGCAGCGTACCGACATGGCTCGGAGCAGCCACGGGCCCACTGCTGGTCGCCCTCGCCATGATCGCCCCCGAGCCCGGCAGGCGGCCGCCCGCGCCTCCGATCGCCCACACCCCAGCCAGCAGATCCAGCTGGTCGGGACGGGAGGTCCGCCAATGGCTACACGCCTATCTGCCCTATCTGCCGCTCAGCGTCGCCACGGCGCTCGTCCTGGCAAGTGCCCTGCGCGACGGCGGGTTGTACGGGCTGCCCCTCTACCGGCAATCTGCCTCGCCATGCTCGTCAGCCTCCGCCAGATCGTCGTCATCGCGGAGAACCGCCGGCTGGTCAGCGATGTGCATCGTGCGCACCAGCGGCTTGAGTACCAGGCGCATCACGACGGGCTGACCGGCCTGGCCAACCGCGTTCTGTTCACCCGCGAGCTCGAGACGGCGGTGACCGCGCACCGCCGGCACGGAACACCCGTCGTCGTGTTGTTCTGCGATATCGACCACTTCAAGACCATCAATGACACACATGGCCATTCCGTCGGCGACGCACTCCTCCGTACGGTCGCGACCCGCCTGCACACCGCCATACGTCGCGGTGACCTCGCCGCCCGTGTCGGCGGCGACGAGTTCGCCGTCCTCCTCGCCGACACCAGTACCGACGCCAGTGCCCATACTGCCGGCGAGCAGTGCGCCCGACGGATCGCGGTCGGCATGCTCCGGCCCGTCACCCTGGCCGGTCGCCCCCAGCGGATACAGATCAGTATCG is a window from the Parafrankia irregularis genome containing:
- the ltrA gene encoding group II intron reverse transcriptase/maturase; its protein translation is MPGAALVNIGGPELDDAFVEAERRVLEIQAKLHRWARDEPRRRFDDVFNLVHDPAFLLVAWVRVRSNKGARSAGVDGVSAHAIQARGVGKFLDGLRASLRDRSFRPLPARERMIPKTGGKVRRLGIATVADRVVQASLKLVLEPVFEADFLPCSYGFRPGRRAQDAVAEVRFLSSRPRCYEWVVEGDIKACFDEISHPALMERVRARIGDKRVLALVKAFLKAGVLTEDGALRGTDAGTPQGSILSPLLANVALSVLDEHIAQMPGGPLTGEWERRKRRGQGLPNFRLVRYADDWCLMVKGTQADAEALREEIAGVLAGIGLRLSPEKTLVTHIDEGLDFLGWRIQRHQKRGEDRHYVYTYPAKKALRAICQRVKDVCRGTNVDQPLSALLHRLNPVLRGWCTYFRQGVSSKTFGFLASVVWRQVWAWVGRKHCKTGWKALRRRYSGNGWKWWPADGETTLLHPGSISTTRYRYRGAAIPSPWVVAG
- a CDS encoding diguanylate cyclase domain-containing protein — translated: MLVSLRQIVVIAENRRLVSDVHRAHQRLEYQAHHDGLTGLANRVLFTRELETAVTAHRRHGTPVVVLFCDIDHFKTINDTHGHSVGDALLRTVATRLHTAIRRGDLAARVGGDEFAVLLADTSTDASAHTAGEQCARRIAVGMLRPVTLAGRPQRIQISIGLAIADGRQPSTSAEQILHQADTGMYEAKRRRAKHRRRTSSV